One genomic segment of Pedobacter endophyticus includes these proteins:
- a CDS encoding BatA domain-containing protein: MNFLYPGFLFALLSVAIPVIIHLFNFRKFKKVYFSNVQLLKEVEQQHSSKEKIKNLLILLSRILAIIFLVLAFAQPYIPVANQKISSLNNTVSIYVDNSYSMEAVNKDGSLLDEAKRRAKELVADFGINDRFQLLTNDFEGKHQRLLSKDEFFKALDDVQISSISRNLQQIINRQASVLTGAANKYSFLISDFQRNMSNGKQLQTKDDIQYSVLKLNATTLPNVAVDSVWMLSPNHQPGASEKLVVQLKNYSEEEAQRIPLKLTINNQQKGLSSATIAAGKTRRDTFSFSGLAAGWQKGVISMKDFPVTFDDSLFFSFKVEQSRSVLSINGPGVGSYIKALFGADHYYKLTENPESNINYNGFADYGLIVLNGLKNPSSGLAQQLKSYLNGGGTVAVFPDLDADIQSYNAFLSSLSLPVIDNLNKAETKVDRIDLQHPIFKGVFEQVPKNLDLPTATRYFSFKESNSANKESILSLPAGKLFFGRYGVGNGSVFLSATGLGNGDGNLARHPVFVPLMYRLALNSGRESALYYYLGNEYALATKKINLGKNQTLKLSANNFEVIPEVRQLNGKSLIYVADQIKRSGFYNLNMADSLVGVYAFNSGRTESDLHYLSKTALDSLAGKSNLKIFDADKDAVKLLAGANKIGQTLWKLCLILSLIFIAAEILLIRFFNKPKKTI; the protein is encoded by the coding sequence ATGAATTTCCTGTATCCGGGCTTTCTTTTCGCACTATTATCGGTTGCAATTCCGGTTATCATACATTTATTCAATTTCCGAAAGTTTAAAAAGGTTTATTTTTCTAATGTTCAGCTTTTAAAAGAAGTAGAACAGCAACATTCTTCCAAAGAGAAGATCAAAAACTTGCTGATCTTACTTTCGCGGATTCTTGCAATTATTTTCCTTGTGCTTGCTTTTGCGCAGCCGTACATCCCCGTAGCCAATCAAAAAATCAGCTCCCTTAACAATACGGTAAGTATCTATGTCGACAATTCGTATAGCATGGAGGCCGTAAACAAAGATGGTAGCTTGTTAGATGAAGCAAAGCGCAGGGCAAAGGAACTGGTGGCTGATTTTGGAATAAACGATCGTTTTCAGCTTTTGACCAACGATTTCGAGGGGAAACACCAACGGCTACTAAGCAAAGATGAGTTTTTTAAAGCGCTTGATGATGTTCAGATTTCGTCGATAAGCAGAAATCTCCAACAGATCATAAATCGGCAAGCCAGTGTTTTAACGGGCGCTGCGAATAAATATAGCTTCCTGATTTCCGATTTCCAGCGGAACATGTCGAACGGCAAACAGTTGCAAACGAAAGACGACATTCAGTATTCAGTTCTCAAACTAAACGCAACCACGCTGCCCAATGTAGCTGTAGATAGCGTTTGGATGCTTTCGCCCAACCATCAACCCGGTGCAAGCGAAAAGCTCGTTGTTCAATTGAAAAACTATTCTGAAGAGGAGGCGCAACGCATTCCATTAAAGCTTACCATTAACAATCAGCAAAAGGGGTTGAGCTCGGCTACCATTGCGGCAGGTAAAACCAGGCGAGATACATTTAGCTTTTCGGGGCTGGCGGCAGGGTGGCAAAAAGGTGTAATCAGCATGAAAGATTTTCCGGTAACGTTTGATGACAGCCTTTTTTTTAGCTTCAAGGTAGAGCAGAGCCGCTCTGTGCTATCTATAAACGGCCCCGGTGTTGGAAGTTACATCAAAGCGCTTTTTGGAGCAGATCATTACTACAAGCTTACTGAAAATCCTGAAAGCAACATTAACTATAACGGGTTCGCAGATTATGGCCTGATTGTGCTGAACGGACTAAAAAATCCATCGAGCGGACTGGCGCAGCAATTAAAAAGTTATTTAAATGGTGGCGGAACCGTTGCTGTTTTTCCCGATTTGGATGCCGATATACAATCTTATAACGCTTTTTTAAGCAGCCTCTCATTGCCGGTTATCGATAACTTAAACAAGGCAGAAACTAAGGTAGACCGCATTGATTTACAACATCCGATATTTAAAGGTGTTTTTGAGCAGGTTCCCAAAAATCTCGATCTGCCAACGGCAACAAGGTATTTTTCGTTCAAAGAAAGCAATTCTGCCAATAAGGAAAGCATTTTATCGTTGCCGGCAGGAAAACTCTTCTTTGGGAGGTACGGAGTGGGCAACGGATCGGTATTTTTATCAGCTACGGGGTTGGGAAACGGCGACGGTAATTTGGCCCGGCATCCGGTATTTGTACCATTGATGTATCGGTTGGCGCTAAATTCTGGACGGGAAAGCGCCTTATATTATTATTTGGGAAATGAATATGCGCTTGCAACAAAAAAAATAAATCTGGGGAAAAATCAAACCTTAAAGCTTAGTGCAAATAATTTTGAGGTGATTCCTGAGGTTAGGCAACTGAACGGTAAATCGTTGATATATGTTGCTGACCAAATAAAAAGGTCGGGCTTTTATAACCTCAATATGGCCGATTCGTTGGTGGGAGTTTATGCCTTCAACAGCGGCAGAACAGAATCAGACCTGCACTATTTGAGTAAAACCGCACTCGATAGCCTCGCCGGAAAAAGCAATTTAAAGATTTTTGATGCCGATAAAGATGCGGTGAAGTTACTTGCAGGCGCAAATAAAATAGGGCAAACTTTATGGAAACTTTGTCTAATTTTGTCGCTGATTTTTATTGCGGCAGAAATCCTGCTCATCCGATTTTTTAATAAACCTAAAAAAACAATATGA